From Aedes albopictus strain Foshan chromosome 1, AalbF5, whole genome shotgun sequence, one genomic window encodes:
- the LOC109408290 gene encoding GPI transamidase component PIG-S isoform X1, protein MDETKSAEMNPDQQQAELRNPPVDSISSTKTITTDSADDTIHFYATLAFIVVIIVIGVPMWWRTTEVYRVPLPYSEIESLDDAPIKATIRMGLFVKSKERRDVLLFELRKKFENNFVFNLQLENFSLDPALVEAAKTPAALEAAVLKRHPLGLGEFALIEWNKLEDDVLVTSERSAFISESATSLKIYQVLSSWILQEYKLKAILGSRDLQTSQHRQLRLNTAPMQPHYEILISVLNPRPDVQKIHWNARAAAENYIAPFLDGLSMIANFTVKTQWVYQVEIQNPQKQIPDESRLKRHYAIQEDALPHVITAFEKKLGNQISNDPAIHLVVYVPPCGLAPLRIYRKDGSRASDNNVEAFTSAKWGGIVLANPSEDAIARCLEGTGTTEFHLSSQDVMPVLLYQLRKIFDLENNIPLLDCSITPFTSIEPRIWELDNFIRSNTIYRIHSATLTLQSLIQLLGGIDYIVIDDQVGASIKDAHERIILAKRLLLGNRLAEAAAEAKQAYVSAERAFFDPSMLALLYFPSEQKYAIYIPLFLPIMIPVIFSFNSISKFLKKRFGKQDKQKTE, encoded by the exons ATACCATCCACTTCTACGCCACGTTGGCCTTCATCGTGGTGATCATCGTTATCGGCGTGCCCATGTGGTGGAGAACTACCGAAGTGTACCGAGTTCCGTTGCCCTACTCGGAAATCGAATCGCTGGACGATGCTCCCATCAAGGCCACCATCCGGATGGGGCTGTTCGTGAAATCCAAAGAACGCCGAGACGTATTGTTGTTCGAACTGCGCAAGAAGTTTGAAAACAACT TCGTGTTCAACCTTCAACTGGAAAATTTCTCACTAGACCCAGCTCTGGTCGAAGCGGCAAAGACTCCTGCTGCTCTGGAAGCAGCAGTCTTGAAAAGACACCCGTTGGGCCTCGGAGAGTTCGCGCTCATCGAGTGGAACAAATTGGAAGATGACGTCCTAGTAACATCCGAGAGGAGTGCTTTTATATCGGAAAGTGCCA CGTCCTTGAAAATCTACCAAGTTCTATCGTCCTGGATCTTGCAAGAGTACAAACTCAAAGCGATTCTTGGATCACGTGATCTTCAAACCAGCCAACATCGTCAGCTAAGGTTGAACACGGCTCCGATGCAACCGCACTACGAGATTCTGATTTCGGTGTTGAACCCTCGTCCGGATGTTCAGAAGATTCACTGGAATGCCCGTGCTGCGGCGGAAA ACTACATTGCCCCATTTCTGGATGGTCTGTCCATGATTGCCAACTTCACCGTTAAGACCCAATGGGTCTACCAGGTGGAAATTCAAAATCCACAAAAGCAGATCCCGGACGAGAGTCGACTCAAGCGTCACTACGCCATCCAGGAGGATGCCCTGCCGCATGTGATCACCGCTTTCGAGAAGAAACTGGGCAATCAGATTTCCAACGATCCGGCCATCCATCTGGTGGTGTACGTTCCTCCGTGTGGACTGGCTCCACTGCGGATCTACCGGAAGGACGGATCGCGTGCCTCGGATAATAACGTAGAGGCGTTCACTTCGGCCAAATGGGGTGGAATTGTGTTGGCCAACCCGTCGGAGGACGCCATTGCCCGGTGCTTGGAGGGCACTGGCACAACGGAGTTCCACTTGAGTTCGCAGGACGTCATGCCGGTGCTGTTGTACCAGCTGAGGAAGATTTTCGATCTGGAGAATAAT ATCCCCCTACTGGACTGCTCCATCACCCCGTTCACCTCGATTGAACCCCGCATCTGGGAGCTGGACAACTTCATCCGAAGCAACACCATCTATCGGATCCACTCGGCAACCCTGACGCTGCAATCGCTGATCCAGCTGCTTGGTGGCATCGACTACATCGTTATCGACGACCAGGTCGGGGCGTCCATCAAGGATGCCCACGAGCGGATCATACTGGCCAAACGTCTCCTACTGGGGAACCGTCTGGCCGAGGCAGCCGCTGAAGCAAAGCAGGCCTACGTTTCGGCTGAGCGGGCCTTCTTCGATCCGAGCATGCTGGCCCTGCTGTACTTCCCGAGCGAGCAGAAGTACGCCATCTACATTCCGTTGTTCCTGCCGATCATGATCCCGGTGATCTTCTCGTTCAACTCGATCAGCAAGTTCCTGAAGAAGCGGTTCGGTAAGCAAGACAAACAGAAGACTGAGTGA